The genome window ATCCTGCCGGGGCTCAGCGACTCGCCGGAGCAGATCGACGAGACAGTGGCCGCCCTGACGGCGGCCGGTGCCTCCAGCATCACGCCGCTGGTCCTGCATCTGCGCCCGGGAGCGCGCGAGTGGTACCACCGCTGGCTGCGGGAGGAGTACCCGCACCTGCTGCCGATGTACGAACGGCTGTACCGCAACGGCGCATATGCCCCGAAGTCCTACCAGCGCCACATCGCCGAACTGGTCGACGACGCGAAGCGGCGTCATGGCGCCGGGGGTGGAGCCGACCGGAACTTCCGGGAGACCGCGCAACCGGTGGAGGCTGAAGCAGGGGACACCCGGCCACGTCTCGCCGCGGCCGCCCGGCAGTCAGGGGACCAGCAGATGACCCTGTTGTGACCGCAGGCGGTGCGCTGCTGCACGGGAGCGGATGTCGGGCCGCGGTGGGCGGCGGGCAAAACGATCAGAGCAGCGGCTGCCGGGCCGGGCGGTAGGTGGCAGGAAGACGATGAGAGCAGCGAGCCGAGGCCGGGCAGTGGGGCAGGGGAAAACGATCACGGCCGCTTGTGTGGGGCCACGCGGCCGGCAGCCGGACCATCGCGGCACGGCACCGCCGGACAGGCAGCCAGGAGGCCGACCGCCGCACATGTGGGCGGGATGATCGGCAGGCGGACGACCGACCCCACGGGACTCGTCTGATGGCTGGCCGCTGATGGCCGACTGCTGATGGCTGGCCGCGGATCTGGTTCGGCCGCGGATTGTCGGCCGCTCGGGGTGCTGATGGTCGGGGCAGCAGGAATGGCCCGCCACAGCCCGCCGGTGGTGGCCGACGCCGGCTGCCAGCTGCCGGCCGACGTCGGCTGCGCAGACGGCGCGCCGGTGGTGGCCGTTCGCTTGCCGCCCGTTAGAACGATGCCGTGGCTCTGGCCCTCGGCCCGCTGACTGAGCGGCCGCCGTCTTGGTGCGACTGAGCGGCGGCCGTCCTGGGGCGCTGGCGTGACCGGTGCTCCTCGGGCGGTTGCGCTGCGGGTTCGTGGTGCCGTGGGCGACGCGCGTCGTCTGCTGCGACCGTTGTGCGCTGCTGCGATCGGTGCTCCTCGCCGGTTTCCCCTTGCCTCATAACGGGGTTCGCCAATAGTCCCGCCCAGTGGACGTGGAATTCGTATCTCGTGACGCGAAACGTCCAACCTTTGCAGAAAACGATTTCCCGCACTGTTGTCGTGATTACAAAAGTTTTCTTTAGGTGAATTGAGTGTCAATCATGTCGGCGGCTCAGCGAATTGGCCCAACGACTTGGTTTGACGATTACGTTTCGTGCTTGTTTGGTTCGCTCGTTCGGCGGAGCAGGCACCCGATCGTTCGGCGCAGCAGGTGTCCGGTCGATCAGCGCAGCGGTCGCCGCGCACACCGAACGGCCGACCCGGCGTGCGGGTCGGCCGTGGAGTAGTTGGTCAGGCGCGTGGCGCCGGGCTCGGCTGCTGCGGCGCCGGGGACGCCGGGGCATCGGGGTCCCACCGGACGCCGAAGACGCCCATGCCGAAGTCGAGGGCGACCGCGTGGGTGCGGCCGTAGCGGTCGACCGCCAGCGGCTTGGGCTGCTCGACCTCCTGGCCCGAGGAGTCGCCGACGTAGCTGTCGCACTTCCGCGGGGGGTGCGCCGGGTCGAACTGCAACTCGATGACGTACTGGCGCACCGGTAACCGGAACACCCGGCAGAAGGAGTGGTCGTCCTCGTTGAGCCCGGTCGGCGGCTCGATGATCTCGTACTCGATCAGGATCGTCTCGCCCCGCGCGAGCGCGCGGTCGAACAGCAGCTCGGCGACCACCATGTCGCGCGCGTGGTCGGTGAGCACCTGGCCGAGGCGGCACGAGCGGATCGGCCGGATGATCGGCGGCGTCTCGCTGGACGAAGCGCCGTCGAACATGATGATCCACCGGTCGGCGCCGTTGCACTCGGCGCGGATGAGCTTGCGGGTCCGGATCTTGCGGAGCTCGCCCTGGTCGTCGACGTGCACCACGTCGTGGTGGCTGAGCCGGGTGAGCTTGCTGTCGTGGCTGGTGTCGATCCTGGTGAGCAGCTCGACGGCCGACTCGTTGTCGGCCCAGAACGCGCTCAGCGGCGGTGCGTCGCTGGAGGCCTGCCGGGTGCGGCCGCGCGGGCGCGGCGGACCGAGCAGTGCCGACAGCGCGCCCTCCGGCACGCCGAGCACGCTTTCGAGCTGTTGCAGCGCCAGCAGCGAGTCCGGCCGCTCCGGCCTGCGGCGGCCGGACTGCCAGTAGCTGAGGGCGGTGATGCTGACGGGGGTGCCGCGGGCGCGCAGGCGGTGCTGGATGCGCTCCAGGCTCAGCCGGCTGGATCGGATCGCCGTCCGCAGGGCCGCCTCGAACGGACCGGTCCGCAGCAGTTCGGCCAGTTCGGCTGAGATGGAGCTCTCCCGGTCGCCGCGGACGACGGCCGAAGCGCCCGGACGTATCTCGGTTTTCGGACCGGTCATCGTTACTCCTCGTGTCCGCCGAATTCCGAACTAAACCTAATGAGTGGATCAAAGATATGCAACGACCGGGTACCGGATTGGCCCTAGTACTTAAGGATGGGATGAAGCCGACTTAAGGAGGTGTCGGATCCGGGCCAGGCTCGTAACAATGCCTGGCCCTGTCGCGGCGCCCCGCGAATCAGTTGAATTGTGTACCGTCGGCGGCCTAATTGGTATCGACCATTCGCGTGTCCGGTTCGCCGTCCGACGCCAGCCTGCGCGCGCTCGACCCGGCCCCACCGGCGCGCTCGGAGCTTCGGTGGCTGCTCGGCGTTGCCCTGCCTCACCGGGGCGCCGACGGCAGCAGCGGGGAGCGGTTCAACCGCCGCGCACAGATCGGCAACCTGATCCGGAGACTTGCCGCCCTGCCGCCTGCGGACTCGCCGCCTGGCATCCGCGGACTCACCGCCCTGGCCCCGCGGACTCACCGCCGCTCCCAGGTCAGCAGCCGTAGTCCTGGCTACTCGCCGCCGCGCCCGCCGTTGCGCTACCTCTGCCTGTCGCCCCGCTCTCGCCACTGGCGCCGAGGTCGCACCGCGCTCGCCGCTGCGCCCCGCTGTCGCACCGCGTGCGCCGAGCGGCCGAGCCGCCTCCACCCGTCGCGCCGCGCTCGCCCGCCTGCTGTACCCGCACACTGCCGTGCCCACGTGTCGCACCGCGCCGGCCTGTCGCACCGCGCGCCGCCACACCAGCCTGTCGGGCCCGCGCGCCCCGCCGCGCCCGCCGTTGCGCCACGTCCGCGTGCCACGCCACGCTCCCCGTCGCGCCCGCTGTCGCACCGCGCCCGCCTCGGCGCCGCGCCCGCTGTCGGCGCCCCGGTGGAGATAAACCTGCTCGACGGCACCCGTGCCCCGTTGGCTAGCCTTGGAGCCTCGCGTCCTCGCTGCAAGCGGGCCCCACGAGCAAGGGTGCCGGCGCCGGGGCGCCACACCGAACCACGCGCCGTCCACGTCAAGAGGAGCTCAGTACCCGTGATGCGCACGCACGAGGCCGGATCGCTTCGCGCCGGTCATGCCGGGCAGTCCGTCACCCTGGCCGGGTGGGTGGCCCGTCGCCGCGATCACGGTGGGGTGATCTTCATCGACCTCCGCGACGCCTCGGGCGTCGCCCAGGTCGTCTTCCGCGAGGGCGAGATGGCCGAACGCGCCCACCGGCTGCGCTCCGAGTTCTGCCTGCGCATCACCGGCGAGGTCGTGCGCAGGCCGGAGGGCAACGAGAACCCCGAGATCGGCACCGGCGACATCGAGGTCACCGCCACCGAGCTGGAGGTGCTCTCCGAGTCCGCCCCGCTGCCGTTCCCGCTCGACGAGCACCTGGAGGTCGGCGAGGAGACCCGGCTGCGCCACCGCTACCTGGACCTGCGCCGCAACGGCCCGGCGAAGGCCATGCGGATGCGCAGCGAGGTCAACCGCGTCGCCCGCGACGTCCTGCACGGCCGCGACTTCGTCGAGGTCGAGACGCCGACGATGACGCGCTCCACACCCGAAGGCGCCCGCGACTTCCTGATCCCGGCCCGCCTGCAGCCCGGCAACTGGTACGCGCTGCCGCAGTCGCCGCAGCTGTTCAAGCAGCTGCTGATGGTCGGCGGCCTGGAGCGCTACTTCCAGATCGCCCGCTGCTACCGCGACGAGGACTTCCGCGCCGACCGCCAGCCCGAGTTCACCCAGCTCGACATCGAGATGAGCTTCGTCGACCAGGACGACGTGATCGAGCTGGGCGAGGAGATCATCAGCGCCCTCTGGCGCGAGACCACCGGCCACGAGATCCCGCGCCCGATCCAGCGCATGACCTACGCCGACGCGATGGCCCGCTTCGGCACCGACAAGCCCGACCTGCGCTTCGGTCTCGAGCTCACCGAGATGACCGAGTACTTCGCGGACACGCCGTTCCGGGTGTTCCGCGCGCCCTACGTCGGCGCGGTCGTGATGCCCGGCGGCGCAGACCAGCCGCGGCGCCAGCTCGACGCCTGGCAGGACTGGGCGAAGCAGCGCGGTGCCAAGGGCCTGGCCTACGTGCTGGTCGGCCAGGACGGGACGCTTTCCGGCCCGGTGGCCAAGAACCTCTCCGACGGCGAGCGCGACGGCTTGGTCAAGGCGGTCGGGGCGGCCCCCGGTGACTGCGTGTTCTTCGCCGCGGGCGACCGCTCCTCCTCGCGGGCCCTGCTGGGCGCGGCGCGGCTGGAGATCGGGGAGCGCTGCGGGCTCATCGACCACGACGCGTGGTCGTTCGTGTGGGTCGTCGACGCCCCGATGTTCGAGTCGATCGACGACACCGACGACGTCGCGGTCGGCTCCGGCCGCTGGACGGCCGTGCACCACCCGTTCACCTCTCCGAACGCCGACTGGGTCGACAACTTCGAGTCCGACCCGGCCAACGCGCTCGCCTGGGCCTACGACATCGTCTGCAACGGCAACGAGATCGGCGGCGGCTCCATCCGTATCCACCGCTCCGACGTGCAGAAGCGGGTGTTCGAGCTGCTCGGTATCAGCGAGGAGCAGGCGCAGGACAAGTTCGGCTTCCTGCTCGAGGCGTTCAAGTACGGCCCGCCGCCGCACGGCGGCATCGCCTTCGGCTGGGACCGGATCTGCATGCTGCTGGCGGGCGCGGACTCGCTGCGCGACGTCATCGCCTTCCCCAAGAGCGGTGGCGGCTACGACCCGCTGACCGGCGCGCCGTCGCCGATCACGGTCGAGCAGCGCAAGGAGGCGGGTGTGGACGCCAAGCCCGCGGCCAAGGTCGGCGACGAGAGCATCTCGGTGTTCCCGCCCGGCGTGGTCGAGAAGCAGGGCTGAGCGCCGCCGGTAGCGGGCCCGGACCGGCCATCGGCCGGACCCGCGGTCGGTGAACGGCATCAGCGAAAACCGGCATCGGTTCGGGGACTGGCCCGGGGGCGGAACGTTCCGCCCCCGGGCCAGTCCCGTCCGAGCCGGAGCCGGCCCAATGAAGGCGCGGCAGGGGAGCGGGGGACGTAGGCCAAGAGGCCGAGGCGTTGCGTCGCAATGCCCTCCACAGCAGAGGAACCGGGACCGCTCGGGACCGCCGCTGGGATAAACCGGACGGACAGGCCGGCCGCAGGCCGGAGCCCAGCGCTACCGATGCCGGGCCGGTCGCTCCGACGGGGAAACTTGCGAGTCGGGGGCGGTTCCAGGGGATTCCAGCCGTGGTCACCCTGCGGATGCGGAGACCGGCCGGGTGTGCGGGGTCCCGCTCTTCCGGGTGAGGAGTGGCGATCTCGGGTAGTCGGTGGTTCGGCCCGCCAGCCACCCGAACGTGCGGTCGCAGATGTGTTCGGGCAGCCCTTGGCCGGAGGTGGCCTTCGGCACTGCGTTCGTGGGGGCGCGGGGCTTGGCGCGGTCGTAGGTACCTGGCGTCTGCGTCGTCGAGACAGGCGCCGTTGTTGTCGTCTGACGGAAGGCGGGTTTCGTCGTGGCTCGGCGGGTGTTCGTTCCGGTAACGACGGCGCCCGCGGCCGGTTACGGCGTCGTGGCGGGCGATTTCCGCGACACGGGTAGTACGCGGTTCGCGGCCGGAGTCCCGCGTGGCTGTGTGCGGAGCATCCGCGTGCTCGTCGACAGCCGCGGTGTGCGGCTGACGGCCGACAAGCCGCGCAGGGCAGGAAATCCAGGCAGGACAAGGGCTCGTAAGGCTCGTACAGCGCGCTCCGAGGGGGTAAACAGGAAGGTGGGTTGCAGGTTCTTCGCTTCCGTGCAACGTCGGCGATGCGGGGTTCCGTCATCGTCGGAGGGAAGTGCCCGGTGGCCCGTCGGAAAGGAGTCGGCTACCTGGCGAACACACAGCGTTCCTGGGTAACCACCAGTTGTGTGTCACTTGACCGGTCATGCCCGTTCGGGTTCGGGCAATGGGGGTAGGGTCTGGAGACGATGAGCGTGGAGATCACCACCGGCCCGCCGGAGGTCCGGATCCCTGCGAGCACGGAGGTGACCGATACGGTCGCCACGGCTGAAGCCGTGCTCAGCAGGCGTACGGGAGCCGCAGTGCGGCTCGCCGATGCAGAAGACCTCGGCGGGAGCGACCGTTCGGTCGTCATGCGGGTCAGGGTTGCCGAGTCCCCCTTCGAGCTGCCCAGGACCCTCGTGGTCAAGCATTACGGGGCCTGTGCGGACTCGGCTCGCTCCGACCCGTTCGCGCACGAGGCCGCGAGCTGCCAGCTCTCGACCGCGCTGCCGCCGGAGGTCCGGGTCGGCCCCGAGCTGATCGCCCACGACGTCAACGAGCGCCTGCTGGTGCTCGAGGACCTCGGCCGCGGCTCGACGCTCGCCGACGTGCTCTTCGCCGACGACCCGCGCGCCGCCGAGCGCGCCCTGCTGGCGTGGGCGCGGGCGCTGGGCAGGCTGCACACGACGATGGCGGGCAGCGAGCCGGACTTCGACGCGCTCATGCGCAGGCTGGGCACCAGGTCGTGGACCGACCCGGTGGCCGACGACATCCTGCGGTCCCTCTCGGAGCTGCCCGGGCTGCTGGAGCAGACGCTGGCCGTGCGGACCCCTCCGGGGATCGCCGAGCGGCTGGCCGACGCGGCCGCGCTGCTCGGTCCGAGCCGCTACCGCTCGTTCAGCCCGTCGGACATCTGCCCGGACAACAGCCTCGTCACCGGCACCGGCGTGCGCTTCCTGGACTTCGAGTGGGGCTGCGTGCGCGATGTCGCGCTCGACGCGGCCTACCTGCAGTACCCGTTCCCTTCGTCGTGGTGCTCCTACGCCCTGCCGGACAACCTGGCCGAGAGCATGCTCTCCACCTGGCGGTCGGAGATCGTCGAGGTGTGGCCGGAGCTCGACGACGACGAGGTGCTGCTGCCCAGGCTGTTCGACGCGCAGCTGCTGTGGGTGTGGGTCTCGACGTGGTGGTTCCTGCCGCGCACCGGCGAGACCGACCGGCCCATCGACCTGCACATGCCATCGCCGCGCCGCAGCACGGCGCTGGTGGACCGCTGGCGGCACCTGCGTGCCGACGCCGAGTCCGCGGGCATGACCGAGCTGGCCGAGTACGCGGGGCACCTGGTGGACGCGCTGGTCGACCGGTTCGGCGCGGGCGCGCTGCACCTGCTGCCCTACCCGGCGTTCCGGAACGAGTAGTTCCCGGCTGACCGACGCCCCGGCACGAGCCGCCTGAACGGACCGCTGAGAGCTCCGGGTGCGGGCACTGGCGGAAAAGCCTCGCGCCTGAACCGTCGATGCGCGAGGCGGGCCCCTCAGGGGCGCCACGGTGCTGTCCGAACGTCGAGGGGTCCGTGGTCGCCCGCGAACTCTGCCCGTGCGCCGGGAAAAGGGGTCGCCGACCCTGCATGCATCGCTATACATTCCCGTGGGAAACGATGCATGGAGGCTTCCTTGGCGATCGACCAGGTGGACCCGCACGAGGTCGAGCGCGCGGCTGCGGCGACGTGGCCCGCGTCGACGGTGCGGCCCGACGCGGGGTGGCTGCTGCGCCACTGCGGCGTGCTCGACCGTAAGCGTTCGAACTCGGCGTTGCCGCCTGCCGTAGTCGACGATCCCGCCGCGGCGGCCGAACGGGTGGAGCGCTTCTACGCCGGGCGCGGCGCACGTCCGGTCGTGCAGGTGAGTCCGCTGGAGGCGCACCGGGAACTCGACGAGTTCCTCGCCGGTCGCGGGTACGCGGCGATCGCCAGGGCCGACGCCATGGTCGCCGGCACCGCCGATGTGATCGCCAGTGCCGTCGCGCGCGAGTTCGCCGTGCGGCTGGACACGGGACCGCGCGACGGCTGGTTCGCCGCAGGCGCGGGGGCGGGGCGGCCGGTGGAGCCGGGGCTGGACGCTGTGCGTGCGCCCGCGCGCTTCGCGATCGCTTTCGCCGGGCCGATACCGGTGGGCGTCGGCTTGTTCGCGCTGGCCGGTCAGTGGTGCGGGGTCTACTGCATGGCCACCGCCGAGCGGTGGCGCAGGCGCGGTGTGGCCGGGACCTTGCTGCGCGCGGGTGCGCGTTGGGCGGCCGAGGCGGGCGCCACGCGGATGTTCCTCCAGGTCGAGGCCGACAACCCCGGCGCGGTGCTGCTCTACGAGCGGGTCGGCTTCGCGCGCTCGCACGGTTACCACTACCGGGTCCGATAAGTCCGGATTACCGGCCGTGGGCGCGGCATCGGATGAACTCCGACGACGGTCGCTCGTCTGGGTTACCCTGATCACACTTTTTGTCGCCTCTGGGCGTGGAAGCGCCCGTCGTCACCCTCGACCCCGGGTGTCCGCAACGGTCCTTTCGGGTGGATTCGCAGGTGGCGGGGCCGGGAACTCGCATTAGCATTCCTTCATTTTTGGGCGGGTACTACCCGATCCGCGACTTGCGAAGAGCCCATGGGTGTCGGATACCTTGAGTTCAACGTTTCGATACTTCCCTTCTCTAGTGTCGACGAGGACGCAGGGGAGCTCCCCTCGTCGTATCCACATAGTGGGAGGATCCAGTGGCGAGCACGGCTTGGCGCATCACGAGAGCAGGAATATTCCTGCTATTCGTGGTGTTGCTGACCATCCTCGGCCCGCTGCAGAGCTCGGCGAGTTCGGGGCCCGTCTTCCAGTCCGGTTCGTCGAAGTCCGAGACCGAGAAGCACGAGCACCGCGAGGGGCAGAAGCTCCGCGAGCGGTTGCCCGGAATCGCACTGCACCGAAGGGCTTGCCTGCCCCGCGAGCTCGGCCGGAAGCCGCTGCCGCAGGGCATGCAGCACGGCGCCCGCGACCGGGAGGCGGCCGAGCAGGCCGTGCGCTACCGGCCCCGGCTCGCGGTGCTTCCCGAACACCGGGTCAGATCACTGCATTCACCCGCCCTGCTCCAGGTGTTCCGGCACTGAGGAAACAAGCCCGAAACACGGGCCTCACGTGCCGACAACACAAGTGTTCACCTTGAGCAGGGGCGAGCAATGAATTTCGACCACTTCGTGCACCACGCACGTCGTCATCCCGGCATGCTCCCGGAGACCCGGCGCAGACAACTGGCGGCGGGTCAGCAACCGGTGGCATTGTTCATCGGCTGCTCGGACTCCCGGGTGGTTCCGTCGCAGATCACCGGCGCCGAGCCGGGGAAGCTTTTCGAGTTGCGCACCGCGGGAAATGTCGTCCCGGCTTATGTGCCGGATTCGGCTTCCAGTGAAATGGCCACGATCGAATACGCGGTCATCGTGCTGGGCGTTCCCGAGATCATCGTGTGCGGGCACTCGCACTGCGGCGCGGTGACCGCGCTCAGCGCGGCCGGGCGCGGGCTGGAGCAGCTGCCCGCGATGCGGACCTGGCTCGGCACCGACGGCATGCCCGACGTCGAGCAGGGCCCGGAGGACCCGAGCGTCCGGATCGAGAGCAAGCGCCACCTGCGGGCACAGCTCGACACGCTGCGGTCGTACCCGTTCATCCGCGAACGGGTCGACGCGGGGCAGCTGCGCCTGCACGGCTGGTTCTACGAGATCGACACCGGTCTGGTCACGGCCTGCCCGCACGACGACGTCGAGGAATTCCTCCCGCTCTGACCCGAGCGCCCCACCACGCACGCCCGCATGCGTCTACGGATGCGGGCGCGCTTCCTCATTCCTTTTTTCCGCTTCGATCTCCGCAGGAGTGCAAAGTGACGACTCAGCTCGAATCGCCACGCTCGGAGGTGCGCCGCACCGCACCGCGCTGGCCGAAGCAGACCCTCGGCGCCGACCTCGGCGCCTCCCTCGTGGTTTTCCTGGTCGCCCTGCCGCTGTGCGTGGGCGTCGCCGTCGCCTCCGGCGTGCCCGCCGAACTGGGCATCATCACCGGTGTCGTGGGCGGCATCGTGGTCGGGCTGCTGCCCGGCAGCTCGCTGCAGGTCAGCGGCCCGGCGGCCGGGCTCACGGTGCTGGTCGCCTCCGCGGTCAGCGAGCACGGCCTCGGCACCCTCGGCGTGATCGTGGCCGGGGCCGGGCTGCTGCAGATCATCATGGGCGTCGGCCGCATCGGCAGCTGGTTCCGGGCGATCTCGCCGTCGGTGGTGCAGGGCATGCTCGCCGGCATCGGCCTGGTGCTGATCCTCGGCCAGATCTACCCGGTCGGCGGCCTGCCCCAGCCGGCCCACACGCCGGAGAAGTTCGCGGGCATCCCGGACCTGCTGGTGGCCGCGACCACGACCGCGACCGGCATCAGCGGCCTGGCCGTGGCGGCGCTGACGCTGGTCGTCGCCGCGCTGTGGCAGAAGATGCCCAAGAAGGTGCGGATGGTGCCCGGCGCGCTCGTCGCCGTCGTCGTGGCCAGCGTCGTGACGCTGGTGCTGGCCCTGCCGATCAAGAAGATCGAGGTCGGCTCGCTGCTGGCCGCGATCAACGTCCCCAGCTCGGATGCCTGGGGCGGGCTGGTGAGCCCGGCGGTGCTCGGCTCGATCGTCGCCTTCGCGCTGATCGCCTCCGCGGAGAGCCTCTTCAGCGCCGCGGCCGTCGACCGCATGCACACCGGGCCCAAGACCCAGTACAACAAGGAGCTGATCGCCCAGGGCGCGGGCAACACGGTCTGCGGTGTGCTCGGCGCGCTGCCGATGACCGCGGTCATCGTGCGCAGCGCCACCAACGTGCAGGCGGGGGCGCGCACCAAGCTCTCGCGGGTGCTGCACGGCTGCTGGCTGCTGCTGTTCGTGATGGCGCTGCCGGGGGTGCTCAACTTCATCCCGACCGCGGTGCTGGCCGCCCTGCTGATCCAGGCCGGCTGGAAGCTGCTGGAGCTGCGCCAGGTGGCGGCGCTGGTCCGCGAGCACCGCTCGGAGGCGTTCGTGCTGGTGCTGACGGCGGTCATGATCGTGGCCACCGACCTGCTCATCGGCACCCTGGTCGGCCTGGGCGTGGCGATCCTCAAGACCGCGCTGGAGATGTCGCGGCTGTCGGTCGAGTCGCACCACCACGACGACCACGTGCGCGTGGAGTTCGGCGGCAACGCGACGTTCCTGCGGCTGCCCAGGCTGCTGGACCACCTGGAGCGGGTGCCCGACGGCAAGAGCGTGCACCTGGACATGACCATGGTCCGCCACCTCGACCGGGCCTGCCACCAGGCGGTCGAGCACTGGGTCGCGCAGCGCAGGCGCTCCGACGACGACGTGGAGCTGGCGCTGCCCGGCCGGACCGGCTGACCGGGCCGGTCGGGGGTGACCGGTAGCGTCGAGGCGTGACTGAGGGCCTGTTCGACGATGGCTTGTTCGGCGCCGAGGCCGATGACCGCGCAGGCGAGCGGCTGGCGGAGAACGCGCCGCTCGCGGTGCGGATGCGGCCGCGGTCGCTGGACGAGGTGATCGGGCAGAAGCACCTGCTGGGGCCGGGCGCACCGCTGCGCAGGCTGGTGGAGGGCGCGGCCCCGGCGTCGGTGCTGCTCTACGGGCCGCCCGGGACCGGCAAGACGACGCTGGCGAACCTGGTGTCGCTGGCCACCGGACGCCGGTTCGTCGCGCTCTCGGCGCTGTCGTCGGGCGTCAAGGAGGTCCGCGCGGTCATCGAGGAGGCCAGGCGCAGGCTGGGGCGCGCGGCCGAGGCCACGGTGCTGTTCATCGACGAGGTGCACCGCTTCTCCAAGACCCAGCAGGACGCGCTGCTCGGCGCGGTCGAGGACCGCACCGTGCTGCTCGTGGCGGCGACCACGGAGAACCCGTCGTTCTCCGTGGTCGCCCCGCTGCTTTCGCGCTCGCTGGTGCTGCAGCTGCGCAGCCACGGCGAGGACGACATCCGCGAGCTGGTGCGCCGCGCGGTCGCCGACGAACGCGGCCTCGGCGGTGCGGTGGAGCTGGAACCCGAGGCCGAGGCGCACCTGGTCGCCCTGGCCGGGGGCGACGCGCGGCGGGCGCTGACCGCGCTGGAGGCCGCGGCCGAGTCGGCGGGCTCCACCGGCTCGGACAAGATCGACCTGGCCACCGTGGAGGCCACCGTCGACCGGGCCGCGGTGCTCTACGACCGCGACGGCGACCAGCACTACGACGTGGTCAGCGCGTTCATCAAGTCCATCCGCGGTTCCGACGTGGACGCCGCGCTGCACTACCTGGCCAGGATGGTGGAGGCAGGCGAGGACCCCAGGTTCATCGCCCGCAGGCTGGTCGTGCACGCCAGCGAGGACATCGGCATGGCCGACCCGACCGCGTTGCAGGCCGCGGTCGCCGCCTCGCAGGCGGTGCAGTTCATCGGGATGCCCGAGGGCAGGCTCGCGCTGGCCCAGGCGACCATCCACCTGGCGACCGCGCCGAAGTCCAACGCGGTGATCACCGCTATCGACGAGGCGATGGGCGACGTGCGGGCGGGCAAGGCCGGGCCGGTGCCGCCGCACCTGCGCGACGGCCACTACGCGGGCGCGAGCCGCCTGGGCAACGCGCAGGGCTACCGCTACCCGCATGGCAGGACCGAGGGCGTGCTGGCGCAGCAGTACCCGCCGTCGGAGCTGGTGGGCCGGGACTACTACAACCCGACCGGACGAGGCGCGGAGCGCACGCTCGCAGATCGCGTGCCGAAGCTGCGCGGCATCGTCCGCGGGGAGACGCCGGGCTGAGGCGGCGCGGCACCGGCCGCTGCTCGCCCGGGCTGGCACGGGTGATCTCGGGAGGCAGACGCCCGCCGTGCGCAGGCCGGTCCTACGTGCGTGGTCTCCGGAGCGGTGGCCGGGGCGGTGCCCGGCCGGGGTAACGGCACCCGGGGCAAGGGCGCCCGGGACAACGGCGCGCGGTCGCCGTGGTGGGGAACCGGCGGTGCGGTGCTCGGCCGCGGCGGCGTCCGCCCGGCGTGGTCGGAGGCGCCGGGCCGTCGCGGGGGTGCGGCGCTCGAAGCGGTGCTCAGCACCGCGGGCAGACCCACTTGCCGGTGCCCTGCACCGGGATCATCGGGCTGCCGCAAATGGGGCAGGTCTGGCTCCTCAGCACTCGTGCCGATCGGTCGGCGAGCCTCGCCGTCATGTCCGCTCCTGGTCGTTCATCCACCCAGTCATCGGCTGCCGCGGACTCGATCAAGAGCACGCAGACGGCGGTACCTGCGTAGTGAAAGCGGGGGACGTCGCGGGCGGGGAAGACACCGGAGACCTCCGATCGGGGCACGGGTAGATTCGCGCTGCCCGGCGGATCGTCTGGACGGATTGGGGTAGTCGTGGACATCGTGGTCACCAGGTCGGTGCCGGAGTCGGCGCTGGACGTACTGCGCGCGGCGGGGGAGGTGCGGGTGTGCGGCCAGGACCGGCCGCTCGAGGTAGCCGAACTGCACGAGGCGGTGCGCGGGGCGGATGCCATCGTGTCGATGCTGCACGACCGCATCGACGACGCCGTGGCCGACGCCGCGGGGCCCGGCCTGCGGGTCGTCGCCAACGTCGCGGTCGGATACGACAACGTCGACGTCGCCGCGCTCACCCGGCGCGGCATCGCGGTCACCAACACCCCGGGCGTGCTGGTCGACGCGACCGCGGACCTGACTTTCGGCCT of Saccharopolyspora erythraea contains these proteins:
- a CDS encoding replication-associated recombination protein A — its product is MTEGLFDDGLFGAEADDRAGERLAENAPLAVRMRPRSLDEVIGQKHLLGPGAPLRRLVEGAAPASVLLYGPPGTGKTTLANLVSLATGRRFVALSALSSGVKEVRAVIEEARRRLGRAAEATVLFIDEVHRFSKTQQDALLGAVEDRTVLLVAATTENPSFSVVAPLLSRSLVLQLRSHGEDDIRELVRRAVADERGLGGAVELEPEAEAHLVALAGGDARRALTALEAAAESAGSTGSDKIDLATVEATVDRAAVLYDRDGDQHYDVVSAFIKSIRGSDVDAALHYLARMVEAGEDPRFIARRLVVHASEDIGMADPTALQAAVAASQAVQFIGMPEGRLALAQATIHLATAPKSNAVITAIDEAMGDVRAGKAGPVPPHLRDGHYAGASRLGNAQGYRYPHGRTEGVLAQQYPPSELVGRDYYNPTGRGAERTLADRVPKLRGIVRGETPG